A window of Methylocaldum szegediense genomic DNA:
GCCCGCCCAGGAAGCCATCGTGGTCTACCTCCGCCAAGCTCTGCTCCTCCCCTTGGATGATCTCCTGGCCGTGACCCGGGAATTTCTCAATCCCGCCGTGTCCCGTTCCGGGCTAGACCGCTGCCTGCGCCGCCACGGGGTGGCGTCCCTCAAGACCCTGCTTCCGCCTACAGAGAAGGCGAAGGTCAAACCCTTCAAGGCCTATGAGCCCGGCTTCCTTCACCTGGATGTTAAGTACTTGCCCGCCATCGACGGCGAACCCCGCCGATACCTGTTCGTCGCCATCGACCGCGCCACCCGCTGGGTCTATGTCGCCCTCAAGCCCAACCGCACCGCCTTAAGCGCAAAGGACTTCCTCAAAGCGGTGATTCAGGCCGCGCCTTTCCGCATCCAGAAATGCCTGACCGACAACGGCTCGGAGTTTACCGACCGTTTCCTGACCCGAACTCGGCAGCCCTCGGGGACGCATGAGTTTGACCGCCTCTGTACTGAACAAGGCATCGAACATCGCCTGATTCCGCCGGGCCGGCCCCAAACGAATGGCCTGGTGGAACGCTTCAATGGCCGCATCGAGGAGGTGTTGCAAACCCATCACTTCGATTCAACCGCCGATCTGGACACCACCCTGCACCGCTATGTCGAGCTGTACAATCATCACATTCCCCAAAAGGCCTTAGGCCATCTCACCCCGATCCAGGCTCTCAAAAACTGGCAACTGTCCCATCCTCATCTTTTTCGAAAGAAGGTTTACGATCTTGCGGGACTTGACACCTACGGGCAAGTTTTCTGTTATAGAGACAAGCCATACCCCGAATAGACCGTGGATGATCATTCCAATGCGGTCGAAACACTGTGATTATTTTAGGTTGCTGCCTTTCTGCCGGATTCCACCGTAGAGCTGCAGACGCAACGGACCACGGGGCCTGCGAGGTAACGTCCCGCTCGGTGAAGACGGGTCTTGAAGGCCCTTCAACCGAATTCAAGGCAGACTTCGCAAACGACCCGTCCTGCGCAATTGAGCACGTCCGACTGCGGTGTCTAAGAACGAGTGCTTCGTTCGTTGGCGCCTGGGTGGCAGAAATTGGCTGCTACGGTCCCCAGTTGCTCCCGCTGCGTGAAATCTGTCTTTTTTGCTGCCCCCTCGGCAACACCTTGAAGGAATTCGACAACCAAGGCATGGAGGTTATGCCCTTGAGCTTTGAGGTTCTGGGCTAAGACGTAAGGTATGGGTACTTGAACCGATGAGGGCGAATGGTGGACTGTACGATTAAGCATGGTCGTTTCCCTCTAATTACATGATGTGCAAGGCAAAAATAGCAGAGCAACAGTCGTTGCACGGTGATTGTTTTAGTTGAAAAGTAGCTTACCGATACTTTCTTATTTCTTAAAGGAATATTAATTAATAAAGTGATAACATTAAGTTATAAAAAGATAGGCATTCTTCGTACGGCCACATTCGTGTCAAGACGGCAAGCTGATCTTGACAGCCTGATTGTTTAAGAGACCCCGAGGCTAATAGCATTGTCATAGGGTAGGGCGCGAACATGGGTTTTGCCCATCTCGTCGCACATGAACACACGCACCTGATCCCCTCCGCCATGCCCCACCTCACAGCCGCGTCGCACGATACGTCTTATCCAACGGCGCACCAAACGGATGGCCGTTAAGAAACGCTCCCGCTAGTCTACGGAGGTTAAAAACCGTCGCGAGCGAAGGAAATTCTGCCGCGGCAAGCGGCTTTAGATCTCGCCAGGGTACGGGTGAGGAAAGCCATTTCGTACAGGCGCAGGTCGTTCTGTTTCTCTCCGGATATTGCTCGATCGAATCCCGCTTCAGCCCCTGACCCTGGATTTCAAGACTTCGGCAAGGCGCCTCATGGCCGAAGACGAGTCGTCACGCGAGATATGAACGTTGATGATGCTGGGTGTCGCGTGGTTGGCGAGCGCTTCGACAAGGGCTTTCTCGAAGGATTCTTCATCGGGTGCGTCGTACCCATTCAAAGGGCCGAAGAGCTCGCCGAGCCGGTCGAAATTCCAGCAGCTGATGTCGTTGAAAGGCCCGTCGAGGATGTACCTTTCGGTGCTGTACCCGCAATTGTTGAAAACCACCACGATCGGCGCGAGGCCGAAGCGTATGTGGGTCGAGAGTTCGGTGCCGGTCATCTGGAACGCGCCGTCTCCGACCAGAATTAGCGCGCGATGGTCAGGCCGGGCGATTTGCGCGCCGAGCGCCGCGGGCACCGCGAACCCCATCGTGGTGTAGAACGCGGAGGACAGAAATTCGCTCCGCTCATAGACCCGCAGGTCGATCGCGGCGAACAGACAATCCCCGACGTCGCTGACCACGATCATGTCGGGCGTAAGCGCGCGATCGAGCCGTTCGATCAGCCGCGCGATGGTCATTGGGCGCTCTGGCATGGGAAACTCGGTGGCCTCCGGCGTGGTTACCGGCGCCGGGAAGGTTTCGTGTTTAGCTTTCACCGTACGCGCGAGAGATAGGACGAAATCCGATAATGTGACGCGAGGATAGCGGTGATAGCGGATCACGACTTCATTTTGCGCTGCGCGCACGATGCGGTGAGGGTCGAGGCGCGCGGTGTAGACGCCAGTATCGATATCGTTCAACGTGACGCCCAACATCAGCAACAAATCGGATTGCTCTACCATGTACCGCGCGTTCTCCGAACTCATCGCGCCTTCATAGACCCCAAGATAGGCCGGATGCCGCTCGGCGATCACCGATTTACCGGTCAACGTGGCCGCCACTGGCAGACGCGCCCGCTCGACCAGCTCGACCAGAGCGTCCTGAAGGCCGCGCCGATGCAGCTCTACTCCCGCCAAGACGGTCGGCGAAACCGATTTACTCATGAGTTCTGCGGTCTCGGCGACCGCTTCCGATAGCGCGGCTTCGTCGCTGGCGGGCTCCTCCGGCGGCTCCGTGGGTACCGGATGGCCTTCTGCCATGACTAGATCTCGCGGCAGTTCGATGTAGACCGGCTTGCACGAATGGCGAGCGGCTGCGATGACCCGGTCGATCTGGCGAAAGGCGATGATCGGATCGTCGAGCGTCACAGCGGCGCAGGTGATGCGATCGAAAATTTCGCGCTGAAACGTGAAGGGACCGAAACGGTGATGAATCATTGGATCTTCCTTCTGTTCGCGCACCCCTGGAGCGCCGCTGATGACGATTACGGGCGAGCTTTCCGCATAGGCACCGGCGACCGCGTTGACCGTATTCAGAGCTCCCACGCCGTAAGTCACCGCCAAAGCGCCGAGTCCTCGGCAGCGGGCATAACCGTCCGCCGCAAAGGCCGCGGTATCCTCCCGCGTTGTGCCGACATGCTGGATGGGGCTCTTAGCCATCAGATCGTAAAAGCCGAGCACGTAATCCCCGGGAACGCCGAAGATGTGCTTTACGCCCGCTTCGTACAGACGCTTGAGGAGGTATTGTCCGATCGAATCCGCTTTTGCAGTGCCCATGACCATTTCTCCAATTCTCTCGGGTGGCTGGTGTGGTGGTTCGGAGATCCGATTGGATGTCCATTCGAGGCGATTTCCGGACGAGGTACATGGATCGGTCGTCCTACCGTGATCGTCGTCCACGAGCCACCTATCGATAAACACTCGATGCCTTAGACCGGTGCTGGCCTGCTCCGGCATCGATAAGGAAAGTGGCGGGGTATTCGAAACCTGGCGCATACCGCCCGTGCTTCGTTGTATAACCCAAAACCGGGTGTTTTAAAACCCGAGCCCAATCGCCGACCGTTTCGGTGAGGCGGACTCCCTTAAGAAAGCGCTGACGATATATCCAGGCGCTGGCTGTTTTCTTTTATTTGAATTAGCCGACCTCAATAAGTTAGGGCCGCCCCCCACGGGGTGAACGCGTGACCGATAGACGTACGGTGTCGTTGCGCCGAACGACCGTGAACACCACCGAGCAAGAACTGGATGCCTAGTGCTGCGATCAAGGTGCACTGACCGTAGAACGTTTCGTGGCATATCTCGATGTCGATGTGCTGCCGCTCTTGCTCGCCGATAGGACGCTGATTCTCGACCGATACCCGGTTCGCTGGACACGCGCTGTCCGGGCGTTTCTGGACCGCCATCACATCCGTTATGTCGACTTTCCGCTGCACCCACTGGCGTTCGATTCAAGCGAGTAAGCGTGGTTCAACTCAAGCACGTTTTGAAATGCGAGAATCCGCGCACCGTGGACCACCTCCTCAATACCCTTCACTGAGCCGGCCAATCCATTACCCCGAATGATGCTCATGAGTACTTGAACAGGTCGAGGACTTTTCAG
This region includes:
- a CDS encoding IS481 family transposase, translated to MPIRLHKNARTTPAVRQAIQASTLSERALAQKHGISRTTVRKWKHRSSVEDASHRPHTLRTTLTPAQEAIVVYLRQALLLPLDDLLAVTREFLNPAVSRSGLDRCLRRHGVASLKTLLPPTEKAKVKPFKAYEPGFLHLDVKYLPAIDGEPRRYLFVAIDRATRWVYVALKPNRTALSAKDFLKAVIQAAPFRIQKCLTDNGSEFTDRFLTRTRQPSGTHEFDRLCTEQGIEHRLIPPGRPQTNGLVERFNGRIEEVLQTHHFDSTADLDTTLHRYVELYNHHIPQKALGHLTPIQALKNWQLSHPHLFRKKVYDLAGLDTYGQVFCYRDKPYPE
- a CDS encoding alpha-keto acid decarboxylase family protein, with the protein product MGTAKADSIGQYLLKRLYEAGVKHIFGVPGDYVLGFYDLMAKSPIQHVGTTREDTAAFAADGYARCRGLGALAVTYGVGALNTVNAVAGAYAESSPVIVISGAPGVREQKEDPMIHHRFGPFTFQREIFDRITCAAVTLDDPIIAFRQIDRVIAAARHSCKPVYIELPRDLVMAEGHPVPTEPPEEPASDEAALSEAVAETAELMSKSVSPTVLAGVELHRRGLQDALVELVERARLPVAATLTGKSVIAERHPAYLGVYEGAMSSENARYMVEQSDLLLMLGVTLNDIDTGVYTARLDPHRIVRAAQNEVVIRYHRYPRVTLSDFVLSLARTVKAKHETFPAPVTTPEATEFPMPERPMTIARLIERLDRALTPDMIVVSDVGDCLFAAIDLRVYERSEFLSSAFYTTMGFAVPAALGAQIARPDHRALILVGDGAFQMTGTELSTHIRFGLAPIVVVFNNCGYSTERYILDGPFNDISCWNFDRLGELFGPLNGYDAPDEESFEKALVEALANHATPSIINVHISRDDSSSAMRRLAEVLKSRVRG